In the Panthera leo isolate Ple1 chromosome D3, P.leo_Ple1_pat1.1, whole genome shotgun sequence genome, AAAGTCCCCGACCATGTGTGGGCCATATTCCCTCCGCTTTCTGTTTGGACCAGAATGTGTGCTTTGGGCTGTAAACTTTCCCCTGCACCCAGGGTCCTGCCCCTTTCTGCCACAGCGTCTCTGTGCAGGTATCAGAGCCATTTATGCCCCTCCTTTCCTTAAGAAGTGAGACTGTGCTGGCCAGTCTCTCCTGGGGACCAGGGTAGTTGCTGTTAGACCTGTGTATAAAATGACTGAAATACTGAGTTTAGGTCACTGTGTCACAGTCTCGGCCAGTATTTGGTCTGTGAGAGTATTTGGGAAGCTCAGTCTGGTTCCTAGTAGGAAACAACCACATCACAAAGCCATCGCGGGTGCCCAGGTGGCCAGAGGTGGTGGCTGactggggggtggcagggggcacGCAGGGCGGCCCACTCATCTGACTGTCTGTGGCCTGCAGGTGGCCCTGTACAAGTCGGTGCCGACGCGCCTGCTGTCGCGGGCCTGGGGCCGCCTCAACCAGGTGGAGCTGCCGCACTGGCTGCGCAGGCCTGTGTACAGCCTGTATATCTGGACCTTCGGGGTAAACATGAAGGAGGCCGCCGTGGAGGACCTGCACCACTACCGCAACCTCAGCGAGTTCTTCCGGCGCAAGCTGAAGCCGCAGGCCCGGCCCGTGTGTGGCCTGCACAGCGTGGTGAGGCCCAATCCTGCCCTCCACTCCTCCCTCCAGAAATGGGATTGTCACCTGTGTCTTTGGGAACCAGTCCCGGCAGCCTCCACTGGTGGCCCATGGGTACTCCTCTCAGGCTGGGGGAGTCCCCCTGCCTCCCTTAGTGGCAagcctttctctgccctttcagATCAGCCCATCAGATGGGAAGATCCTGAACTTTGGGCAGGTGAAGAACTGCGAAGTGGAGCAGGTGAAGGGGGTCACCTACTCGCTGGAGTCGTTCCTGGGTCCACGCATCTCCACAGAGGACCTGCCCTTCCCGCCAGGTGGGTTGGTGCCTGGTGGTGGCCCCCACGGCCCTGCTGCAGTAGTGCTGGGCTGGGTGTCCGGGAGAAGGACGTGAAtgggttggggagggaagggcCAGGAATCACTGTGTGGAGCTTCATGGCCTCCCTGGAGCCCACGTCCAGACTACACAGGCTCAGGTGCTTGTCTGAGAGCCTAGCCCTCGTGTCTGCCCCCCACAGCTACCCCCTGCGGCTCCTTCAGGAACCAGCTGGTCACTCGAGAAGGCAATGAGCTCTACCACTGTGTCATCTACCTGGCCCCCGGCGACTACCACTGCTTCCATTCTCCCACTGACTGGACCGTTTCCCACCGGCGCCACTTCCCAGGTTGGCCAGAGCCTCCCGCTTTTTTGGTGTCCAGGGACCGGGGCTCCACATTTGGAGTGCTGAGGTGGGGAGGTGACTGCTTTAGTCTGGCTGGATGTGGGCAGCAAGGTGCAGCCTGGGGTCTAGCCCACTCTGCATTTGGAATGATATGGGTGGACATGGGACTCTAGGAGGCTGGTCTTCTTGCTGGGTGGGGAATAACAGTGCCCCTACCCCCACAGGCTCCCTGATGTCCGTGAACCCTGGCATGGCCCGCTGGATCAAAGAGCTCTTTTGCCACAATGAACGGGTGGTCCTCACCGGGGACTGGAAACACGGCTTCTTCTCGCTGACGGCCGTGGGGGCCACCAATGTGGGCTCTATACGCATCTACTTTGACCGGGTAAGCAGAGCCAGGCCCAAGGGCTGGGGCACTTGGagtccccccacctcctcttccaTGCAACCAAATCTACTGGCCCTGCTGAGCAGCTGCCCTTAGGAGGGGCTGGGTCCTGGGCTCCTGCTCTGCCAGCCCCAACCCCAGATGTGCTGCCACTTGCTCGTCTGGAggtggttagagagggagggggttAACCTCCCAGCCCACACTTTGCTTCTGCTGGGAACCCAAGAAGAACATTGAGCTCAGGGTGAGGCGTGCTGCTTGGAGGCTAAGCGTGTGAGAGGGTGGCCACTGCCTGTCCTTCCCCGGGAGCTGCCTTTCTTGGTGTCAGCTTGTGACTGCGCCTCACCCACCCTGGATGCTGGAGGAGAGTTGGGTCTGATTCCTCTATGTCTTTCTGGGTCCCAGTTCACAGCTGATACTGGGGACTATGGTTAGACCTGGCCCATCAAGTCACTGTCCCTAGCTCCCTTTCCAGTCTGGGTTGGGGACAGGCAGCAGAGGCATGTTCCGAGTCCAGGAGCAGACTCCACATGCTGTGCCTCTGGCCTCCCACAGGACCTGCACACAAATAGCCCGCGCTACAGCAAGGGTTCCTACAATGACTTCAGCTTCGTGACGCATGCCAACAAGGAGGGCATCCCCATGCGCAAGGGAGAGCACCTGGGCGAGTTCAACCTGGGCTCTACCATCGTGCTCATCTTCGAGGCCCCCAAGGACTTCAACTTTAAGCTGAAAGCTGGACAGAAGATTCGGTTTGGGGAGGCTCTGGGCTCCCTCTAGAGCCTCTCTCCTGGTGGTGGCTACCGTGGGTGCTTTTCCAAACAGAAACAGGAGGGTCTGTTAGAGGGGAGCCTCCGCGGCTGGTCAGGGAGGGGTCTCAGGGCTGTGGAGTCTGACCAGGCAGGACCTGGGTGACTAGTTTCTGCTGTCCCAGAGATGTAGATGAGGTCAGAGCCCCTGTTGACCCTGGACCTATGTGGTCCCCTCTTCCCActctaaagagaaagaacatgtagGCCAAGATAATCTCAAATTCCcttttggagatttttttaatctgtataaaCTGGAGAACCTATGTCTCCTGGCTGGGTGTTCAGTTGGTCTTGATTTCTGTTGTAAGACAGAACTGGCTATGTATCCTCCGCACTGCTTTTTGGCCTCCCCTTCTGCCTTTCCTGCACTGACTGGGCTGTGCTGCCCCCAGAGCAGGGCCATGTGGCCTTTAACACAACTGCTTTCTGTTCCCAATTCATCCCACCCTGCTTGTTTGGGAAAAGCTGTCTCTCTGCACTTGTGGCTGAACGCATCATCCTGGACTCCGCCAGCGTCTTCTGAGGGGGTCTAATGGCATGGCGCTTTGCAGGTCCCATTGAGTGACCTTCCGGAGCTGGCAAGTCCTCTTTCCAGTAAGCAAGACCAGTTACTGAATCCCCTGAACGGTGTCCAGAGTGAATGGACAGGCAGGCAGGGGTGACCTATGGGGGCCAGGGGAGAGCTTGTCCCCCACTCATATCCAGACCCACATAAAACATGGTAAGTTGCTGCTGTTGATTCAGGGGCTTGTGttggaagcagaggaggagcctTGGTGTATTGGGAGGGGGCAGGTCCGTGCCTACCACACCTGTCCCCAGGTAACAGGTACACAATCCTTAGGGAGCCACCGACAGTGGGACCAGGGTTCAGGTTTCCTGGGGACGCTGTGAATTTCTCCTGCAGGAGAAGCCATTTGAACTCTTTCAACTGTATCAGTAGCACAGTATTTTTGTATGAAAAGTGGGAGACTTCTGAACAGTAATTCATTTAATTGcgacattttgaaataaaaaataaaactcattgcAGCTTTGCGTTCTGTTCCTGGAGGTGGGCTGAGGCCTCCCTGGGGCAATgactagcacagagcccgccgcaggGCCTGGACGCGGGCGATGCAGGAACGAATGGGTTGGCGTTGGGCCTGGAGCTCAGAGGCCAGCTGCTGGATCTGCAACTCCACCTGGGGGACAGGAGGCTGAGCTGAGACAAAGCACAGCCAAGGGAGCTGTCCCAGGGCTGCCTGGGGTCTCACCTCCTGCAGTTCTTCCTGCACCTGCTGCTCTGCTTCATGGTCCTCAGGCCTGGGCTCCTCCTGGCTCAGTTCCAGCCACCGGCGCAGGCTTCTGGCTTGCCGCTGGCAGGACCTGAGGGAGTGAGACATCTGCTGCCAGCCCGGCCAGGCCCTTGGCGGTGCCTCCAGCTAGGGAAGCAGCACATCTGCTACTTCTGGTTGGGGCAGGGAGGGTTCTGTTCCTCTGTCAGCTTCCACCACCAGCTCAGGCAACTCAGGTGGGCCCTGGTGGAACTCCTCCCCGTCCCTCTTCCTGGGTGTGGGGGGAGACAGGCTCTGGACCTGGATCACAGACAAGACAGGACAGCCCCCTGTGCACAGGCCTGTCTTTTCTGCACCTTCATCGTACACAGTCACTGGACCGCTGGCCTCGCACTTGACTTAGGTTGAAAGTTTTGCTCCCCTTTATCCTCTGTCCCACAGGTGAGGCAGACCTGAGCTGGACTGAGGGACAAAGGTGCCACGTGTGGGGGGTGGGCACAGGCAAAACACCCCAAGGAACCTGGCAGCCAGTTCTGGGGACACGGCTGGGGTTTTTCTGGGTCTTACGAGAGGTTCTGCTTCATGGTCTGGTAGTCCTGCAGTTGCTGCTGGATGCCCTCAAGCTCGGCCTCCAGGTCAGTATGGCCCATGGTAACAGGAGAATAAGCTTGATCTTGGTCACCCTCCCGGCTATGCCACGGCTGGATGGAAGGATTCCGGGCAGGGGCCTGAGCGCTCACAGTGTGGACAGGCCTTAGGCACACACCTGTGCCTGCAGAGCCTAGCCCGGGCCCAGTGCCTGTGAAGTCCCCAGGAagcagcaggtgggggtgggggacactggCTGCAGATGGAGAGGCCTGGGGCACAAGCCCAGGGGTGATGGGCTGTGTAGATGCCTGTAAAGGGAGGACAGATGAGCAGAaggaaggctggggaggggcacccAGGCTACCCACTGCAGGGGTATGGGGAGGTGAGGCCACAGGACTTGACCTGGCCAGCTCACCTAGTCtggccctggctctgcccctttcttcagGACCTGATAGGAGGACGTCCCACAAGCAGCTCAAGGAACACTCCACACCTGTGCAGGCCAGTCCCGCCCCTTCCCCAGAGCCTGGCTCTTTACCTCCCCAAGCAGCCGTTTTACCCTCACCTCACTCTGAGCGGGGATCCTGCGCTTCAGGGAGAAAAGTGGTCAAAGGCAACTATCCTCGTCAAACCCCACACCTTCCGTTCCTTTCTGGGGACGACTGACCAGCTCTCTTCGGGCACCAACTCTGGGGGTGTCCCAACCCTGCTGCTGTCTCCTCCGTTACCAAGCACTGGGACCTTCTCTACCACCTGGCCATCCCTGCCCAGACTCTTCACTTGTATGTCACATGCCCTCAGGagcctctgcccctttcttcccaGGTGACCTCTTTAGGTCCCAAGGGTTTACCTTCACCTTATGTGGACTGAGTTTTGCTCTCCAGCCCTGACCACACCCAGAATCTTGTTGCTTTATCTCAGATTTGACAGGTTTAAGATAAACTCTTCAGGCTTTACCCCAAATGGGCTCCCTACCCCCATTTCCCTCTTTCAGTAAAAGAACTCGTTTTTCCTGGAGTTACTTAAGCCAGAAACCCAGGAGCCATCCTGGATTCCCTCCTCACCCTTATCAAACCCATTGGAGCATCAGAGCGGGTCCTGCCTAGTCTGCCTCCCACGATGGGCTCTGCCCACAGCCACCACCTGATCCTGGCTCCCAGCACCTTCCGCTGGGCCATGGGAACACAGCAGCCAACAGGCCCCCACCATTTCCTACTTTCCTTAAAATCCAGACATTCCCCCAGGGCCTGCAGGACCCTCCATGATCTGCAGTGTCTTCATCTATGTTTGGGGCTCTTTGGTCTCTACCTCTAGGATAGAAGCTTCACAAGGGGGGCCTTAGCAGCCTTTCCATACTGTGTCCCTAGGACAGGGACACCTACACTTGGTGAATGCATGAGTGGCCTCGCTGCATCCTCCTGAGCTGGCAGTGCTCTGGAAGCAGTGAGTACAGCTCCGGCTACAGCACCGAGTACATGAGAAAGAGCACTGAAGGCCAGACCAAAGAATGAGACCCCAGGTGACCAGGAGGACTTACCCTGGCAGGTGCTTCCACCCCACATGGCatgaaggaggaagggggcagcAGTTCTGGGCCCATATTCAATGTGGGGGGCAACTTTGGGCCAGGGTGACTTGGTAGGGTcttgggctggggcagggggctgcctGGGACCAGTGCTGTCCAGGCCTCTGGCAGGCAAGGCGTCATCAGGGAAGGGCCCGCTGGCTGGGTCACACCTGGGTCACACTCCCACGGTGCCTCAGGCCTacgcagagggaggggcaggaggtggtCAGGCCACAGTACCCTCCTGAGGACCAGGAGGGAAAGGGGGCCACTCACCCTAGGACCATAAAACATACCCTGGTCTCCCAAGGGTACGAcaccccaggggcccctggctcTGCGCGGGCTCCAGCAGGAAATGTGGGCGTCGAGGCTGCTTTCTTGCCAAGCGGGCAG is a window encoding:
- the PISD gene encoding phosphatidylserine decarboxylase proenzyme, mitochondrial isoform X3; translation: MCQSEARRGPELRAAKWLHFPQLALRRRLGQLSCMSRPALKLRSWPLTVLYYLLPFGALRPLSRVGWRPVSRVALYKSVPTRLLSRAWGRLNQVELPHWLRRPVYSLYIWTFGVNMKEAAVEDLHHYRNLSEFFRRKLKPQARPVCGLHSVISPSDGKILNFGQVKNCEVEQVKGVTYSLESFLGPRISTEDLPFPPATPCGSFRNQLVTREGNELYHCVIYLAPGDYHCFHSPTDWTVSHRRHFPGSLMSVNPGMARWIKELFCHNERVVLTGDWKHGFFSLTAVGATNVGSIRIYFDRDLHTNSPRYSKGSYNDFSFVTHANKEGIPMRKGEHLGEFNLGSTIVLIFEAPKDFNFKLKAGQKIRFGEALGSL
- the PISD gene encoding phosphatidylserine decarboxylase proenzyme, mitochondrial isoform X2; the protein is MQVTGSMRSTGSESWRSWAWRFHPNLLVPGRLHFPQLALRRRLGQLSCMSRPALKLRSWPLTVLYYLLPFGALRPLSRVGWRPVSRVALYKSVPTRLLSRAWGRLNQVELPHWLRRPVYSLYIWTFGVNMKEAAVEDLHHYRNLSEFFRRKLKPQARPVCGLHSVISPSDGKILNFGQVKNCEVEQVKGVTYSLESFLGPRISTEDLPFPPATPCGSFRNQLVTREGNELYHCVIYLAPGDYHCFHSPTDWTVSHRRHFPGSLMSVNPGMARWIKELFCHNERVVLTGDWKHGFFSLTAVGATNVGSIRIYFDRDLHTNSPRYSKGSYNDFSFVTHANKEGIPMRKGEHLGEFNLGSTIVLIFEAPKDFNFKLKAGQKIRFGEALGSL
- the PISD gene encoding phosphatidylserine decarboxylase proenzyme, mitochondrial isoform X1 — encoded protein: MATSVGPRCLRLLRGVTSWRNSLLHHENTVLSHFLQSLRKLPVRAFYTNARRVHTAPARTLFLLRPLPILLVTGSGYAGYRQYEKYRERELEKLGLEIPPKLAGPWEVALYKSVPTRLLSRAWGRLNQVELPHWLRRPVYSLYIWTFGVNMKEAAVEDLHHYRNLSEFFRRKLKPQARPVCGLHSVISPSDGKILNFGQVKNCEVEQVKGVTYSLESFLGPRISTEDLPFPPATPCGSFRNQLVTREGNELYHCVIYLAPGDYHCFHSPTDWTVSHRRHFPGSLMSVNPGMARWIKELFCHNERVVLTGDWKHGFFSLTAVGATNVGSIRIYFDRDLHTNSPRYSKGSYNDFSFVTHANKEGIPMRKGEHLGEFNLGSTIVLIFEAPKDFNFKLKAGQKIRFGEALGSL